The Lynx canadensis isolate LIC74 chromosome D1, mLynCan4.pri.v2, whole genome shotgun sequence genome has a segment encoding these proteins:
- the NUDT22 gene encoding uridine diphosphate glucose pyrophosphatase NUDT22 isoform X3 yields the protein MRSCPVQTMDPEVSLLLQCPPGGLPEEQVQAELSPDYDRRPLPGGDRAIAAIWESRLQAQPWLFDAPKFRLHSAILAPTGSRGPQLLLRLGLTSYRDFLGTNWASSAAWLRQQGATDWGDKQAYLADPLGVGATLATADNFLVFLRRSRQVAEAPGLVDVPGGHPEPQALCPGDSPLHKDLPGELVVHELFSSVLQEICDEVNVPLHTLSQPRLLGIARNETSAGRASAEFYVQCSLTSEQVKKHYVSGGAEAHESTGIIFVETQSVRRLQETEMWAELCPSAKGAIFLYNQVQEVRPESP from the exons ATGCGC AGCTGCCCCGTCCAGACTATGGACCCTGAAGTGTCCCTGCTGCTGCAGTGCCCCCCAGGTGGGCTGCCGGAGGAGCAGGTGCAGGCTGAGCTGAGCCCAGACTATGACCGTCGCCCACTACCAGGAGGGGACCGGGCCATCGCTGCCATCTGGGAGAGCCGGCTGCAGGCTCAGCCCTGGCTCTTTGACGCCCCCAAGTTCCGCCTGCACTCAGCCATCCTGGCACCCACTGGCTCACGGGGGCCACAGCTGCTCCTGCGCCTGGGCCTTACTTCCTACCGAGACTTCCTGGGCACTAACTGGGCCAGCTCAGCTGCCTGGCTGCGACAGCAGGGGGCCACTGACTGGGGTGACAAGCAGGCCTACCTGGCAGACCCGCTGGGGGTTGGCGCCACACTGGCCACTGCAGATAACTTCCTTGTCTTCCTGCGTCGCTCTCGGCAGGTGGCTGAGGCACCTGGACTGGTGGACGTGCCTGGCGGGCACCCTGAGCCTCAG GCCCTGTGCCCTGGTGACAGCCCCCTGCACAAAGACCTCCCTGGGGAGCTGGTGGTGCACGAACTCTTCTCCAGTGTTCTCCAGGAGATCTGTGACGAG GTGAATGTGCCGCTGCACACCCTGAGCCAGCCACGGCTGTTGGGCATTGCCCGCAATGAGACCAGTGCCGGCCGTGCCAGTGCCGAGTTCTACGTCCA GTGCAGCCTGACTTCTGAGCAGGTGAAGAAGCACTACGTAAGTGGGGGAGCTGAGGCCCACGAATCTACAGGAATCATCTTTGTGGAAACACAG AGCGTGCGGAGGTTGCAGGAGACCGAAATGTGGGCTGAGCTCTGCCCCTCGGCCAAAGGCGCTATTTTCCTCTACAACCAGGTCCAGGAAGTCCGGCCTGAGTCGCCCTAG
- the TRPT1 gene encoding tRNA 2'-phosphotransferase 1, with amino-acid sequence MNSPGGRRQEAAGPRGRRAHRPREQDRDVQLSKALSYALRHGALKLGLPMRADGFVPLDALLQLPQFCGFSAEDVRRVVDTNQKQRFALQPGDPSTGPLIRANQGHSLQVPELELMPLETPQALPLTLVHGTFWRHWPSILLKGLSCRGRTHIHLAPGLPGDPGVISGIRPNCEVAVFIDGPLALADGVPFFRSANGVILTPGNADGFLLPKYFKEALQLRPTRKSLSLAGDEETERQSGPKHSARGKRMTQQ; translated from the exons ATGAACTCCcctggaggaaggaggcaggaagctgCAGGACCCAGGGGGAGAAGGGCTCACAGACCCCGGGAACAG GACCGAGATGTGCAACTGTCCAAGGCTTTATCCTACGCTCTGCGTCACGGGGCCCTGAAGCTGGGGCTTCCCATGAGGGCTG ATGGCTTCGTGCCCCTGGATGCCCTCCTCCAGCTGCCCCAGTTCTGCGGCTTCTCAGCTGAGGATGTTCGGCGCGTGGTGGACACCAACCAGAAACAGCGGTTCGCCCTGCAGCCAGGGGACCCCAGCACTGGCCCTCTCATCCGGGCCAATCAGGGTCACTCCCTGCAG GTACCTGAGTTGGAGCTGATGCCCCTGGAgaccccccaggccctgcccctgacGCTCGTCCATGGCACATTCTGGCGGCACTGGCCTTCCATCCTGCTCAAGGGCCTGTCCTGCCGGGGAAGGACACATATCCACCTGGCCCCAGGACTGCCTGGGGACCCCGGTGTCATCAGTG GCATTCGGCCAAATTGCGAAGTGGCCGTGTTCATCGATGGGCCCCTGGCCCTGGCAG ACGGGGTCCCCTTCTTCCGCTCTGCCAACGGAGTGATCCTGACTCCGGGGAACGCCGATGGCTTCCTGCTTCCCAAGTACTTCAAGGAGGCCCTGCAGCTACGCCCTACCC GAAAGTCCCTGTCCTTGGCTGGTGATGAAGAGACCGAGCGTCAGAGTGGCCCCAAGCACAGCGCCAGAGGAAAAAGGATGAcccaacaataa
- the NUDT22 gene encoding uridine diphosphate glucose pyrophosphatase NUDT22 isoform X1: protein MSGCRDLRALRIRHFTAQGVVKGVQKGWGYTSGGLWQRGPAAGAKGRCGALRVTSPAVSSPQSCPVQTMDPEVSLLLQCPPGGLPEEQVQAELSPDYDRRPLPGGDRAIAAIWESRLQAQPWLFDAPKFRLHSAILAPTGSRGPQLLLRLGLTSYRDFLGTNWASSAAWLRQQGATDWGDKQAYLADPLGVGATLATADNFLVFLRRSRQVAEAPGLVDVPGGHPEPQALCPGDSPLHKDLPGELVVHELFSSVLQEICDEVNVPLHTLSQPRLLGIARNETSAGRASAEFYVQCSLTSEQVKKHYVSGGAEAHESTGIIFVETQSVRRLQETEMWAELCPSAKGAIFLYNQVQEVRPESP from the exons ATGTCTGGCTGCAGGGACCTCCGGGCTCTTAGGATAAGACACTTCACTGCCCAGGGAGTGGTCAAGGGGGTACAGAAGGGCTGGGGGTACACCTCGGGAGGTCTGTGGCAGAGGGGGCCAGCTGCCGGGGCCAAGGGTCGCTGTGGGGCTCTCAGGGTGACAAGCCCGGCTGTGTCCTCCCCCCAGAGCTGCCCCGTCCAGACTATGGACCCTGAAGTGTCCCTGCTGCTGCAGTGCCCCCCAGGTGGGCTGCCGGAGGAGCAGGTGCAGGCTGAGCTGAGCCCAGACTATGACCGTCGCCCACTACCAGGAGGGGACCGGGCCATCGCTGCCATCTGGGAGAGCCGGCTGCAGGCTCAGCCCTGGCTCTTTGACGCCCCCAAGTTCCGCCTGCACTCAGCCATCCTGGCACCCACTGGCTCACGGGGGCCACAGCTGCTCCTGCGCCTGGGCCTTACTTCCTACCGAGACTTCCTGGGCACTAACTGGGCCAGCTCAGCTGCCTGGCTGCGACAGCAGGGGGCCACTGACTGGGGTGACAAGCAGGCCTACCTGGCAGACCCGCTGGGGGTTGGCGCCACACTGGCCACTGCAGATAACTTCCTTGTCTTCCTGCGTCGCTCTCGGCAGGTGGCTGAGGCACCTGGACTGGTGGACGTGCCTGGCGGGCACCCTGAGCCTCAG GCCCTGTGCCCTGGTGACAGCCCCCTGCACAAAGACCTCCCTGGGGAGCTGGTGGTGCACGAACTCTTCTCCAGTGTTCTCCAGGAGATCTGTGACGAG GTGAATGTGCCGCTGCACACCCTGAGCCAGCCACGGCTGTTGGGCATTGCCCGCAATGAGACCAGTGCCGGCCGTGCCAGTGCCGAGTTCTACGTCCA GTGCAGCCTGACTTCTGAGCAGGTGAAGAAGCACTACGTAAGTGGGGGAGCTGAGGCCCACGAATCTACAGGAATCATCTTTGTGGAAACACAG AGCGTGCGGAGGTTGCAGGAGACCGAAATGTGGGCTGAGCTCTGCCCCTCGGCCAAAGGCGCTATTTTCCTCTACAACCAGGTCCAGGAAGTCCGGCCTGAGTCGCCCTAG
- the NUDT22 gene encoding uridine diphosphate glucose pyrophosphatase NUDT22 isoform X4, whose protein sequence is MDPEVSLLLQCPPGGLPEEQVQAELSPDYDRRPLPGGDRAIAAIWESRLQAQPWLFDAPKFRLHSAILAPTGSRGPQLLLRLGLTSYRDFLGTNWASSAAWLRQQGATDWGDKQAYLADPLGVGATLATADNFLVFLRRSRQVAEAPGLVDVPGGHPEPQALCPGDSPLHKDLPGELVVHELFSSVLQEICDEVNVPLHTLSQPRLLGIARNETSAGRASAEFYVQCSLTSEQVKKHYVSGGAEAHESTGIIFVETQSVRRLQETEMWAELCPSAKGAIFLYNQVQEVRPESP, encoded by the exons ATGGACCCTGAAGTGTCCCTGCTGCTGCAGTGCCCCCCAGGTGGGCTGCCGGAGGAGCAGGTGCAGGCTGAGCTGAGCCCAGACTATGACCGTCGCCCACTACCAGGAGGGGACCGGGCCATCGCTGCCATCTGGGAGAGCCGGCTGCAGGCTCAGCCCTGGCTCTTTGACGCCCCCAAGTTCCGCCTGCACTCAGCCATCCTGGCACCCACTGGCTCACGGGGGCCACAGCTGCTCCTGCGCCTGGGCCTTACTTCCTACCGAGACTTCCTGGGCACTAACTGGGCCAGCTCAGCTGCCTGGCTGCGACAGCAGGGGGCCACTGACTGGGGTGACAAGCAGGCCTACCTGGCAGACCCGCTGGGGGTTGGCGCCACACTGGCCACTGCAGATAACTTCCTTGTCTTCCTGCGTCGCTCTCGGCAGGTGGCTGAGGCACCTGGACTGGTGGACGTGCCTGGCGGGCACCCTGAGCCTCAG GCCCTGTGCCCTGGTGACAGCCCCCTGCACAAAGACCTCCCTGGGGAGCTGGTGGTGCACGAACTCTTCTCCAGTGTTCTCCAGGAGATCTGTGACGAG GTGAATGTGCCGCTGCACACCCTGAGCCAGCCACGGCTGTTGGGCATTGCCCGCAATGAGACCAGTGCCGGCCGTGCCAGTGCCGAGTTCTACGTCCA GTGCAGCCTGACTTCTGAGCAGGTGAAGAAGCACTACGTAAGTGGGGGAGCTGAGGCCCACGAATCTACAGGAATCATCTTTGTGGAAACACAG AGCGTGCGGAGGTTGCAGGAGACCGAAATGTGGGCTGAGCTCTGCCCCTCGGCCAAAGGCGCTATTTTCCTCTACAACCAGGTCCAGGAAGTCCGGCCTGAGTCGCCCTAG
- the FKBP2 gene encoding peptidyl-prolyl cis-trans isomerase FKBP2 isoform X4 produces MARGVHAGAVSAGAGPGDAVGRELPRERGCGWSGLGGHQTRGRSGYPAGPRGLRAGAAPRAEAQARPGGCLRRIGAPRSHPAAMCGCLGAGPLQRPQRCGCAGRGATGCGVNGIAPSRQLLGSQIRDMRLSWVLTVLSICLSALATAAGAEGKRKLQIGVKKRVDHCPIKSRKGDVLHMHYTFL; encoded by the exons ATGGCCCGGGGCGTCCACGCGGGGGCGGTCTCCGCGGGGGCCGGGCCTGGGGACGCGGTAGGCCGAGAACTCCCCCGGGAGAGGGGGTGTGGGTGGAGCGGGCTCGGCGGCCACCAGACACGGGGCCGGTCTGGGTACCCCGCAGGCCCCCGAGGGCTCAGAGCTGGGGCGGCGCCCCGGGCGGAGGCACAGGCCCGGCCTGGGGGGTGCCTCCGGAGGATCGGGGCTCCCCGGAGCCACCCAGCGGCGATGTGTGGGTGCCTCGGGGCAGGCCCCCTGCAGCGGCCTCAGAGGTGTGGGTGTGCTGGGCGGGGGGCAACTGGGTGTGGCGTGAATGGGATCGCTCCGTCGAGGCAACTGCTGGGCAGCCAGATAAG AGACATGAGGCTGAGCTGGGTCCTGACAGTATTGTCCATCTGCCTGAGTGCCCTGGCCACTGCTGCGGGGGCCGAGGGCAAACGGAAGCTGCAGATCGGGGTCAAGAAGCGGGTAGACCACTGTCCCATCAAGTCGCGCAAGGGGGACGTCCTGCACATGCACTACACG
- the NUDT22 gene encoding uridine diphosphate glucose pyrophosphatase NUDT22 isoform X5, producing MTVAHYQEGTGPSLPSGRAGCRLSPGSLTPPSSACTQPSWHPLAHGGHSCSCAWALLPTETSWALTGPAQLPGCDSRGPLTGVTSRPTWQTRWGLAPHWPLQITSLSSCVALGRWLRHLDWWTCLAGTLSLSPLHKDLPGELVVHELFSSVLQEICDEVNVPLHTLSQPRLLGIARNETSAGRASAEFYVQCSLTSEQVKKHYVSGGAEAHESTGIIFVETQSVRRLQETEMWAELCPSAKGAIFLYNQVQEVRPESP from the exons ATGACCGTCGCCCACTACCAGGAGGGGACCGGGCCATCGCTGCCATCTGGGAGAGCCGGCTGCAGGCTCAGCCCTGGCTCTTTGACGCCCCCAAGTTCCGCCTGCACTCAGCCATCCTGGCACCCACTGGCTCACGGGGGCCACAGCTGCTCCTGCGCCTGGGCCTTACTTCCTACCGAGACTTCCTGGGCACTAACTGGGCCAGCTCAGCTGCCTGGCTGCGACAGCAGGGGGCCACTGACTGGGGTGACAAGCAGGCCTACCTGGCAGACCCGCTGGGGGTTGGCGCCACACTGGCCACTGCAGATAACTTCCTTGTCTTCCTGCGTCGCTCTCGGCAGGTGGCTGAGGCACCTGGACTGGTGGACGTGCCTGGCGGGCACCCTGAGCCTCAG CCCCCTGCACAAAGACCTCCCTGGGGAGCTGGTGGTGCACGAACTCTTCTCCAGTGTTCTCCAGGAGATCTGTGACGAG GTGAATGTGCCGCTGCACACCCTGAGCCAGCCACGGCTGTTGGGCATTGCCCGCAATGAGACCAGTGCCGGCCGTGCCAGTGCCGAGTTCTACGTCCA GTGCAGCCTGACTTCTGAGCAGGTGAAGAAGCACTACGTAAGTGGGGGAGCTGAGGCCCACGAATCTACAGGAATCATCTTTGTGGAAACACAG AGCGTGCGGAGGTTGCAGGAGACCGAAATGTGGGCTGAGCTCTGCCCCTCGGCCAAAGGCGCTATTTTCCTCTACAACCAGGTCCAGGAAGTCCGGCCTGAGTCGCCCTAG
- the FKBP2 gene encoding peptidyl-prolyl cis-trans isomerase FKBP2 isoform X3: protein MARGVHAGAVSAGAGPGDAVGRELPRERGCGWSGLGGHQTRGRSGYPAGPRGLRAGAAPRAEAQARPGGCLRRIGAPRSHPAAMCGCLGAGPLQRPQRCGCAGRGATGCGVNGIAPSRQLLGSQIRDMRLSWVLTVLSICLSALATAAGAEGKRKLQIGVKKRVDHCPIKSRKGDVLHMHYTDV from the exons ATGGCCCGGGGCGTCCACGCGGGGGCGGTCTCCGCGGGGGCCGGGCCTGGGGACGCGGTAGGCCGAGAACTCCCCCGGGAGAGGGGGTGTGGGTGGAGCGGGCTCGGCGGCCACCAGACACGGGGCCGGTCTGGGTACCCCGCAGGCCCCCGAGGGCTCAGAGCTGGGGCGGCGCCCCGGGCGGAGGCACAGGCCCGGCCTGGGGGGTGCCTCCGGAGGATCGGGGCTCCCCGGAGCCACCCAGCGGCGATGTGTGGGTGCCTCGGGGCAGGCCCCCTGCAGCGGCCTCAGAGGTGTGGGTGTGCTGGGCGGGGGGCAACTGGGTGTGGCGTGAATGGGATCGCTCCGTCGAGGCAACTGCTGGGCAGCCAGATAAG AGACATGAGGCTGAGCTGGGTCCTGACAGTATTGTCCATCTGCCTGAGTGCCCTGGCCACTGCTGCGGGGGCCGAGGGCAAACGGAAGCTGCAGATCGGGGTCAAGAAGCGGGTAGACCACTGTCCCATCAAGTCGCGCAAGGGGGACGTCCTGCACATGCACTACACG
- the NUDT22 gene encoding uridine diphosphate glucose pyrophosphatase NUDT22 isoform X2 — protein sequence MSGCRDLRALRIRHFTAQGVVKGVQKGWGYTSGGLWQRGPAAGAKGRCGALRVTSPAVSSPQSCPVQTMDPEVSLLLQCPPGGLPEEQVQAELSPDYDRRPLPGGDRAIAAIWESRLQAQPWLFDAPKFRLHSAILAPTGSRGPQLLLRLGLTSYRDFLGTNWASSAAWLRQQGATDWGDKQAYLADPLGVGATLATADNFLVFLRRSRQVAEAPGLVDVPGGHPEPQVNVPLHTLSQPRLLGIARNETSAGRASAEFYVQCSLTSEQVKKHYVSGGAEAHESTGIIFVETQSVRRLQETEMWAELCPSAKGAIFLYNQVQEVRPESP from the exons ATGTCTGGCTGCAGGGACCTCCGGGCTCTTAGGATAAGACACTTCACTGCCCAGGGAGTGGTCAAGGGGGTACAGAAGGGCTGGGGGTACACCTCGGGAGGTCTGTGGCAGAGGGGGCCAGCTGCCGGGGCCAAGGGTCGCTGTGGGGCTCTCAGGGTGACAAGCCCGGCTGTGTCCTCCCCCCAGAGCTGCCCCGTCCAGACTATGGACCCTGAAGTGTCCCTGCTGCTGCAGTGCCCCCCAGGTGGGCTGCCGGAGGAGCAGGTGCAGGCTGAGCTGAGCCCAGACTATGACCGTCGCCCACTACCAGGAGGGGACCGGGCCATCGCTGCCATCTGGGAGAGCCGGCTGCAGGCTCAGCCCTGGCTCTTTGACGCCCCCAAGTTCCGCCTGCACTCAGCCATCCTGGCACCCACTGGCTCACGGGGGCCACAGCTGCTCCTGCGCCTGGGCCTTACTTCCTACCGAGACTTCCTGGGCACTAACTGGGCCAGCTCAGCTGCCTGGCTGCGACAGCAGGGGGCCACTGACTGGGGTGACAAGCAGGCCTACCTGGCAGACCCGCTGGGGGTTGGCGCCACACTGGCCACTGCAGATAACTTCCTTGTCTTCCTGCGTCGCTCTCGGCAGGTGGCTGAGGCACCTGGACTGGTGGACGTGCCTGGCGGGCACCCTGAGCCTCAG GTGAATGTGCCGCTGCACACCCTGAGCCAGCCACGGCTGTTGGGCATTGCCCGCAATGAGACCAGTGCCGGCCGTGCCAGTGCCGAGTTCTACGTCCA GTGCAGCCTGACTTCTGAGCAGGTGAAGAAGCACTACGTAAGTGGGGGAGCTGAGGCCCACGAATCTACAGGAATCATCTTTGTGGAAACACAG AGCGTGCGGAGGTTGCAGGAGACCGAAATGTGGGCTGAGCTCTGCCCCTCGGCCAAAGGCGCTATTTTCCTCTACAACCAGGTCCAGGAAGTCCGGCCTGAGTCGCCCTAG
- the DNAJC4 gene encoding LOW QUALITY PROTEIN: dnaJ homolog subfamily C member 4 (The sequence of the model RefSeq protein was modified relative to this genomic sequence to represent the inferred CDS: deleted 3 bases in 2 codons) — MHCSLVASFTSRLPVAMLSLCLCRLWPRSPPTRLFSAATGQRSGPRNYYELLGVHPSASTEEVKRAFFSKSKELHPDRDPGNPALHSRFVELSEAYRVLSREESRPSYDRQLCSATSPKSPGRTARPGSAQAHSSWESPNAQYWAQFHSVRPQRPESRQQQHKHNQRVLGYCLLIMLAGMGLHYVAFRKLEQIHRSFMDEKDRIITAIYNDTRARARANRAKLQERVQRQQLQPRPGGPDIPEIVPPGTGPGPGPGPGPGAAR; from the exons ATGCACTGCTCTTTGGTGGCCTCGTTT ACCAGCCGTCTGCCTGTCGCCATGCTGTCCCTGTGCCTGTGCCGGTTATGGCCCCGCAGCCCTCCCACCCGGCTCTTCTCAGCGGCCACCGGGCAGCG GTCTGGCCCCAGGAACTACTATGAACTGTTAGGGGTGCATCCTAGTGCCAGCACTGAAGAAGTTAAACGAGCTTTCTTCTCCAAGTCCAAAGAG ctgcaCCCTGACCGGGACCCCGGGAACCCGGCCCTGCATAGCCGCTTTGTGGAGCTGAGCGAAGCATACCGAGTGCTCAGCCGGGAGGAA AGCCGCCCTAGCTATGATCGCCAGCTCTGCTCAGCCACTTCTCCAAAGTCTCCAGGAAGAACAGCCCGTCCTGGGTCTGCTCAAGCACACAG CTCCTGGGAATCCCCCAATGCCCAATACTGGGCCCAGTTTCACAGTGTGAGGCCTCAGCGACCAGAGTCGAGGCAGCAGCAGCACAAGCACAACCAGCGGGTGCTGGGGTACTGCCTCCTGATCATGTTGGCGGGCATGGGCCTGCACTATGTTGCTTTCAG GAAGCTGGAGCAGATCCACCGCAGCTTCATGGATGAAAAGGATCGGATCATCACAGCCATCTACAATGACACACGGGCCCGGGCCAG GGCCAACAGAGCCAAGCTCCAGGAGCGAGTGCAGAGGCAGCAGCTGCAGCCCCGACCTGGAGGCCCAGACATCCCAGAGATCGTGCCTCCGGGCAcaggccccggccccggccccggccccggccccggagCGGCCCGCTAG